From Haemorhous mexicanus isolate bHaeMex1 chromosome 13, bHaeMex1.pri, whole genome shotgun sequence, a single genomic window includes:
- the EDC3 gene encoding enhancer of mRNA-decapping protein 3, with amino-acid sequence MATDWLGSIVSINCGESLGVYQGRVSAVDQVSQTISLTRPFHNGVKCLVPEVTFRAGDITELKILEIPGPGDSRQCGDSQHMDTAMPGVGCQVGPSQNGTGKVLKKPMSSSAPQNIPRRTDMKSQDIVISPQQQCSKSYMDRHMETLSQSKGFRRRHNSWSSSSRHPNQVTPKKSGLKNGQMKSKDDECFGDDIDEIPDTDFDFEGNLALFDKAAVFEEIETYERRSGTRSRGTPNEKPARYRHDENILESEPIVYRRIVVPQNPHKEFCTDSGLVVPSVSYELHKKLLAVAEKHGLTLERRLEMTGVCASQMALSLLGGPNRLNPKNVHQRPTVALLCGPHVKGAQGISCGRHLSNHDVHVILFLPNFVKMLESITNELNLFSKTQGQQVSSVKDLPDTPVDLVINCLDCHENAFLRDQPWYKAVVDWANQNRAPVLSIDPPISEMELGIDAKWSLALGLPLPLGERAGRVYLCDIGIPQKVFQEVGINYHSPFGCKFVIPLHST; translated from the exons ATGGCCACAGACTGGCTGGGCAGCATCGTGTCCATTAACTGTGGGGAGAGCTTGGGAGTGTACCAGGGCAGGGTGTCTGCTGTGGATCAGGTCAGCCAGACCATCTCCCTGACACGGCCCTTCCACAACGGTGTCAAATGCCTCGTGCCAGAGGTCACCTTCAG GGCAGGTGACATCACCGAGCTGAAGATCCTGGAGATCCCAgggccaggggacagcaggcaATGCGGGGACTCGCAGCACATGGACACGGCCATGCCAGGGGTGGGCTGCCAGGTGGGGCCCAGCCAGAATGGCACTGGCAAGGTGCTGAAGAAGCCCATGTCCAGCAGTGCCCCACAGAACATCCCCAGGAGGACAGACATGAAGAGCCAGGACATTGTCatctccccacagcagcagtgctccaAGAGCTACATGGATCGACACATGGAAACGCTGAGCCAGTCCAAAGGCTTCCGGAGGAGGCACAACTCCT GGTCATCCAGCAGCCGCCACCCCAACCAGGTGACCCCGAAAAAGAGCGGCCTGAAGAACGGCCAGATGAAGAGCAAGGATGACGAATGCTTTGGGGATGACATTGATGAAATCCCAGACACTGATTTCGATTTTGAGGGCAACCTGGCCCTTTTTGACAAGGCAGCTGTGTTTGAAGAGATCGAAACTTACGAGAGGAGGAGCGGCACCCGCTCCCGAGGGACCCCCAACGAGAAACCCGCCCGCTACCGGCACGACGAGAACATCCTGGAGTCAGAGCCCATCGTCTACAGGAGGATTGTGGTACCCCAGAACCCCCACAAGGAGTTCTGCACGG ACTCGGGGCTGGTGGTCCCCAGCGTGTCCTACGAGCTGCACAAGAAGCTGCTGGCGGTGGCCGAGAAGCACGGGCTGACCCTGGAGAGGAGGCTGGAGATGACAGGGGTGTGTGCCAGCCAGATGGCCCTGAGCCTCCTGGGGGGGCCCAACAG ACTGAACCCCAAGAACGTGCACCAGCGGCCCACGGTGGCGCTGCTCTGCGGCCCCCACGTGAAGGGGGCGCAGGGCATCAGCTGCGGGCGGCACCTCTCCAACCACGACGTCCACgtcatcctcttcctccccaaCTTCGTCAAGATGCTGGAGTCCATCACCAACGAGCTCAACCTCTTCAGCAAGACACAGGGCCAGCAGGTGTCCAGTGTCAAAG ACCTCCCAGACACCCCGGTTGACTTAGTCATCAACTGCCTGGATTGTCACGAGAATGCCTTTCTGAGAGACCAGCCTTGGTACAAAGCAGTGGTGGACTGGGCCAACCAGAACCGTGCCCCCGTGCTGAGCATAGATCCCCCCATCAGCGAGATGGAGCTGGGCATCGACGCCAAGTGGTcgctggccctggggctgccgcTGCCGCTGGGCGAGCGCGCCGGCCGCGTCTACCTCTGTGACATTGGCATCCCCCAGAAGGTCTTCCAGGAGGTGGGCATCAACTACCACTCCCCCTTTGGCTGCAAATTTGTCATCCCCCTGCACTCCACTTAG
- the CLK3 gene encoding dual specificity protein kinase CLK3 isoform X1, giving the protein MHHCRRLRSPEQDGEPGHRWKRRRSRSRECEGRLRYPPRRELARRSRSRSHERMPYQRRCRRDSDACRLEERSPSLGPEYYPARPRPWRRSRGREQQRPRRYQQHCRRRRSRSCSSASSRSRQSSKRSRSVEDDKEGHLVCRIGDWLQERYEIVGSLGEGTFGKVVECVDHARGKSQVALKIIKNVGKYREAARLEINVLKKIKEKDKENKFLCVLMSDWFNFHGHMCIAFELLGKNTFEFLKENNFQPYPLPQIRHMAYQLCHALRFLHDNQLTHTDLKPENILFVNSDFDTLYNENKSCEQKSIRNTSIRVADFGSATFDHEHHTTIVATRHYRPPEVILELGWAQPCDVWSTGCILFEYYRGFTLFQTHENREHLVMMEKILGPLPSHMVHKTRKQKYFHNGSLVWDENTSDGRYVQENCKPLRTYMLHDSLEHAQLFDLMRRMLEFDPSQRITFSEALLHPFFAGLSAEERMLCGRGASRDLSR; this is encoded by the exons ATGCATCACTGCAGGAGGCTGCGGTCCCCGGAGCAGGACGGCGAGCCGGGGCACCGCTGGAAGCGGCGGCGGTCGCGGAGCCGGGAGTGCGAGGGCAGGCTGCGGTACCCGCCCCGCAGGGAGCTCGCCCGCAGATCGCGCTCCAGGAG CCACGAGAGGATGCCCTACCAGCGGCGGTGCCGGCGGGACAGCGATGcctgcaggctggaggagcGCAGCCCGTCCTTGGGCCCCGAGTATTACCCGGCACGGCCGCGGCCCTGGCGGCGCTCCCGCGGCCGGGAGCAGCAGCGGCCCCGGCGGTACCAGCAGCACTGCCGCCGCCGCAGGAGCAGGTCTTGTAGCAGCGCCTCCTCG AGAAGCCGGCAGAGCAGTAAGCGCAGCAGGAGCGTGGAAGATGACAAGGAAGGTCACCTGGTGTGCAGGATCGGCGATTGGCTTCAAGAGCGAT ATGAAATCGTGGGCAGCCTCGGTGAAGGCACTTTTGGGAAGGTGGTGGAGTGTGTGGACCACGCCAG AGGCAAGTCCCAGGTGGCACTGAAAATCATCAAGAACGTTGGGAAGTACCGAgaggctgccaggctggaaaTCAACGTCCTGAAGAAAATCAAAGAGAAGGACAAGGAGAACAAGTT cctgtgcGTCCTCATGTCGGACTGGTTCAACTTCCACGGCCACATGTGCATTGCCTTTGAGCTCCTGGGCAAGAACACCTTCGAGTTCCTGAAGGAGAACAACTTCCAGCCCTACCCCCTGCCACAGATCCGGCACATGGCCTACCAGCTGTGCCACGCCCTGAGAT TTCTACACGACAACCAGCTGACTCACACTGACCTCAAGCCAGAAAACATCCTGTTTGTCAACTCGGATTTTGACACTCTGTACAATGAGAACAAG agctgtgagcagaaGTCCATCCGGAACACGAGCATCCGCGTGGCCGACTTCGGCAGCGCCACCTTTGACCACGAGCACCACACCACCATCGTGGCCACGCGGCACTACCGGCCCCCTGAAGTGATTCTGG agctgggctgggcacagccctgtgaTGTCTGGAGCACTGGCTGCATTCTGTTCGAGTATTACCGTGGCTTCACGCTCTTCCAG ACCCATGAGAACCGCGAGCACCTTGTCATGATGGAGAAAATCCTGGGGCCGCTCCCATCTCACATGGTCCACAAAACTCG gaagcagaaataCTTCCACAACGGCAGCCTGGTGTGGGATGAGAACACGTCTGATGGCAGATACGTCCAGGAGAACTGCAAGCCCCTGCGG ACATACATGCTGCACGACTCTCTGGAGCACGCTCAGCTCTTTGACCTGATGAGGAGGATGCTGGAATTCGACCCCTCCCAGAGGATCACGTTCTCCGAGGCCCTCCTGCACCCCTTCTTTGCCGGGCTCTCGGCAGAGGAGCGGATGCTGTGCGGGCGCGGCGCCAGCCGGGACCTGAGCAGATGA
- the CLK3 gene encoding dual specificity protein kinase CLK3 isoform X2, translating to MPYQRRCRRDSDACRLEERSPSLGPEYYPARPRPWRRSRGREQQRPRRYQQHCRRRRSRSCSSASSRSRQSSKRSRSVEDDKEGHLVCRIGDWLQERYEIVGSLGEGTFGKVVECVDHARGKSQVALKIIKNVGKYREAARLEINVLKKIKEKDKENKFLCVLMSDWFNFHGHMCIAFELLGKNTFEFLKENNFQPYPLPQIRHMAYQLCHALRFLHDNQLTHTDLKPENILFVNSDFDTLYNENKSCEQKSIRNTSIRVADFGSATFDHEHHTTIVATRHYRPPEVILELGWAQPCDVWSTGCILFEYYRGFTLFQTHENREHLVMMEKILGPLPSHMVHKTRKQKYFHNGSLVWDENTSDGRYVQENCKPLRTYMLHDSLEHAQLFDLMRRMLEFDPSQRITFSEALLHPFFAGLSAEERMLCGRGASRDLSR from the exons ATGCCCTACCAGCGGCGGTGCCGGCGGGACAGCGATGcctgcaggctggaggagcGCAGCCCGTCCTTGGGCCCCGAGTATTACCCGGCACGGCCGCGGCCCTGGCGGCGCTCCCGCGGCCGGGAGCAGCAGCGGCCCCGGCGGTACCAGCAGCACTGCCGCCGCCGCAGGAGCAGGTCTTGTAGCAGCGCCTCCTCG AGAAGCCGGCAGAGCAGTAAGCGCAGCAGGAGCGTGGAAGATGACAAGGAAGGTCACCTGGTGTGCAGGATCGGCGATTGGCTTCAAGAGCGAT ATGAAATCGTGGGCAGCCTCGGTGAAGGCACTTTTGGGAAGGTGGTGGAGTGTGTGGACCACGCCAG AGGCAAGTCCCAGGTGGCACTGAAAATCATCAAGAACGTTGGGAAGTACCGAgaggctgccaggctggaaaTCAACGTCCTGAAGAAAATCAAAGAGAAGGACAAGGAGAACAAGTT cctgtgcGTCCTCATGTCGGACTGGTTCAACTTCCACGGCCACATGTGCATTGCCTTTGAGCTCCTGGGCAAGAACACCTTCGAGTTCCTGAAGGAGAACAACTTCCAGCCCTACCCCCTGCCACAGATCCGGCACATGGCCTACCAGCTGTGCCACGCCCTGAGAT TTCTACACGACAACCAGCTGACTCACACTGACCTCAAGCCAGAAAACATCCTGTTTGTCAACTCGGATTTTGACACTCTGTACAATGAGAACAAG agctgtgagcagaaGTCCATCCGGAACACGAGCATCCGCGTGGCCGACTTCGGCAGCGCCACCTTTGACCACGAGCACCACACCACCATCGTGGCCACGCGGCACTACCGGCCCCCTGAAGTGATTCTGG agctgggctgggcacagccctgtgaTGTCTGGAGCACTGGCTGCATTCTGTTCGAGTATTACCGTGGCTTCACGCTCTTCCAG ACCCATGAGAACCGCGAGCACCTTGTCATGATGGAGAAAATCCTGGGGCCGCTCCCATCTCACATGGTCCACAAAACTCG gaagcagaaataCTTCCACAACGGCAGCCTGGTGTGGGATGAGAACACGTCTGATGGCAGATACGTCCAGGAGAACTGCAAGCCCCTGCGG ACATACATGCTGCACGACTCTCTGGAGCACGCTCAGCTCTTTGACCTGATGAGGAGGATGCTGGAATTCGACCCCTCCCAGAGGATCACGTTCTCCGAGGCCCTCCTGCACCCCTTCTTTGCCGGGCTCTCGGCAGAGGAGCGGATGCTGTGCGGGCGCGGCGCCAGCCGGGACCTGAGCAGATGA